A genomic window from Periweissella cryptocerci includes:
- the mutS gene encoding DNA mismatch repair protein MutS, with product MAKTVKETPMMQQYNAIKEKYPDAFLFYRLGDFYELFNDDAIKGAQLLELTLTTRNKNADNPIPMAGVPHHAAQNYIDILVDQGYKVAIVEQMEDPKLAEGMVKRDVVQLVTPGTKMDTGSADAKKNNYITALTSVGDEFGLAYADLSTGELKATVLASTDSVINEVMNLQAKEIVVDNSITDDFIATLKKLGLLISSQADIVTTAELSYLSQDLTRDLEKQAVGHLVTYLTVTQKRSLDHLQKVVSYEPAFFLKMDHNSRYNLELAQNIRTGKKQGTLLWLLDETKTAMGGRMLKQWLDRPLIDRTQIEARQAKVSQLLDNYFERASLQDELVKVYDLERLAGRVAFGSVNGRDMVQLKSSLLQVPKLQAVLANLDNQVFNALTEKLDPVADVAELIEAAITDEPPLSVTDGGIIKDNYSEKLDQYRDVMKNGKQWLAELETKEREATGINGLKIGYNRVFGYYIEVTKSNIAKLDPNRYERKQTLTNAERFSTPELKEREALILEAQEKSTVLEYEIFAQVRDVVKAAITRLQALAKAIAELDVLQSFAVVAETYHFVKPLFTKGHDLDITQGRHPVVEKVLGRQSYVPNDVVMPTDETIMLITGPNMSGKSTYMRQLALIVILAQMGSFVPAEAATMPIFDQIFTRIGAADDLISGNSTFMVEMAEANNALKNATDKSLILFDELGRGTATYDGMALAQAIIEFVHNNVHAKTLFSTHYHELTVLADELPQLQNAHVGAIEQNGNLVFLHKMEAGPADQSYGINVAKLAGMPNVLLQRASTILEHLEDSANELPMSSATVEVESVAVEPVVAVVNTPEPQPVHDEQLALFSDEVVDPKNAAVINELKGVNLAMMTPLEAMNKLFELQQKL from the coding sequence ATGGCAAAAACAGTAAAAGAAACCCCAATGATGCAACAATATAATGCAATCAAGGAAAAATATCCCGATGCGTTTTTGTTCTACCGGTTAGGTGATTTCTATGAATTATTTAATGATGACGCGATTAAAGGGGCTCAACTACTTGAACTGACCTTGACCACGCGCAATAAGAACGCTGACAATCCCATCCCCATGGCCGGTGTACCACACCATGCGGCGCAAAACTATATCGATATTTTAGTTGATCAAGGCTATAAAGTTGCGATTGTCGAACAGATGGAAGACCCGAAGCTCGCTGAAGGTATGGTTAAGCGTGACGTAGTTCAGTTAGTGACACCAGGAACTAAGATGGATACTGGTAGTGCCGATGCCAAAAAGAATAATTACATTACAGCATTGACCAGTGTCGGGGATGAATTTGGCTTAGCGTATGCTGACTTATCAACCGGTGAATTGAAGGCAACGGTTTTAGCTTCGACTGACAGCGTGATTAATGAGGTCATGAACTTACAGGCCAAAGAAATTGTGGTGGATAACTCAATCACTGATGATTTCATCGCAACCTTGAAGAAACTCGGCTTACTGATTTCTAGCCAAGCAGACATTGTGACTACCGCTGAGTTGAGCTACCTTAGTCAAGACTTAACGCGCGATTTGGAAAAACAAGCAGTGGGGCACTTAGTTACGTATTTGACGGTTACGCAAAAACGTTCACTGGATCACCTCCAAAAAGTCGTGTCATATGAACCAGCATTTTTCTTGAAAATGGATCATAATAGTCGGTACAATTTGGAATTAGCACAAAATATTCGAACCGGTAAAAAGCAAGGGACACTGTTGTGGTTACTGGATGAAACTAAGACTGCAATGGGTGGTCGGATGTTGAAGCAATGGTTAGACCGGCCATTGATTGACCGCACCCAAATTGAAGCACGTCAGGCTAAAGTTAGTCAATTATTGGACAATTATTTTGAACGCGCAAGTTTACAAGACGAGTTAGTTAAAGTATACGATTTAGAACGACTGGCTGGGCGGGTCGCATTTGGTTCCGTGAACGGGCGCGATATGGTGCAACTAAAGAGTAGTTTATTACAAGTTCCTAAGTTGCAAGCCGTGTTAGCCAATCTGGATAACCAAGTGTTCAATGCGTTGACGGAAAAGCTTGATCCAGTTGCCGATGTTGCTGAGTTAATTGAGGCGGCGATAACCGATGAACCACCACTGTCTGTTACCGATGGGGGTATCATCAAGGACAACTATTCAGAAAAACTGGATCAATACCGTGATGTCATGAAAAACGGTAAACAATGGCTAGCCGAATTGGAAACCAAAGAACGTGAAGCGACAGGCATTAATGGCTTAAAAATTGGTTACAATCGTGTCTTTGGTTACTATATTGAAGTTACTAAATCAAATATTGCCAAGCTTGATCCGAATCGTTATGAACGCAAACAAACGTTAACCAATGCGGAACGCTTCAGCACGCCTGAACTAAAGGAACGCGAAGCTTTAATTTTAGAAGCCCAAGAAAAATCAACGGTGCTAGAATACGAAATCTTTGCACAAGTTCGTGATGTGGTTAAAGCCGCCATCACACGGTTACAAGCCCTTGCGAAAGCAATTGCCGAACTCGATGTCCTGCAAAGTTTTGCGGTCGTAGCTGAAACGTATCATTTTGTGAAACCATTGTTCACGAAGGGGCATGATTTGGATATTACCCAAGGCCGGCACCCCGTAGTTGAAAAAGTTCTGGGCCGCCAAAGTTATGTACCAAATGACGTCGTAATGCCAACGGATGAAACCATTATGTTAATCACCGGACCTAATATGTCAGGTAAATCGACATACATGCGCCAGTTAGCATTAATTGTAATTTTGGCGCAAATGGGTTCATTTGTGCCTGCTGAAGCGGCCACCATGCCGATTTTTGATCAAATTTTCACGCGTATTGGTGCGGCTGATGATTTGATCTCGGGGAACTCAACATTCATGGTGGAAATGGCTGAGGCCAACAATGCCTTGAAAAACGCCACCGATAAATCATTGATTCTTTTTGATGAATTAGGTCGTGGAACGGCAACTTACGACGGGATGGCACTTGCCCAAGCGATTATTGAGTTTGTGCATAATAACGTACACGCCAAAACCTTGTTTAGCACGCACTACCACGAATTGACGGTTTTAGCTGATGAATTACCTCAATTACAAAATGCCCACGTGGGTGCAATTGAACAGAATGGGAACCTTGTCTTCCTTCACAAGATGGAAGCTGGTCCAGCCGATCAAAGTTACGGGATTAATGTGGCTAAATTAGCTGGCATGCCTAATGTGCTGTTGCAACGGGCATCAACAATTTTAGAGCATCTCGAAGATAGTGCTAATGAGTTGCCAATGAGTTCTGCCACAGTTGAAGTTGAATCAGTGGCAGTTGAACCGGTAGTTGCGGTCGTAAACACACCGGAACCCCAACCAGTCCATGATGAGCAGCTTGCATTATTTAGCGATGAAGTAGTTGATCCTAAAAATGCGGCTGTTATCAATGAACTTAAGGGTGTTAATCTTGCAATGATGACACCACTTGAAGCGATGAATAAACTGTTTGAATTACAACAAAAATTATAA